One Halovivax ruber XH-70 genomic region harbors:
- a CDS encoding DUF7342 family protein encodes MTETDREWPDWMDASERVRHVALTRTEPRNAGWIADEANVSRDTAVKYLTRLVDRGDLEVEETGHGDAYRPDRVTQFLDEVRQFAETYSRGELTQELDEIADEIDGWKVDYEVDSLVELRQSIGRDDLDGDERRDRLAVIGEWEYDIEMREAIQLAISLKRSLSRVDADPIAETGTIAQEG; translated from the coding sequence ATGACCGAGACCGACCGCGAGTGGCCCGACTGGATGGACGCGTCGGAGCGAGTTCGCCACGTGGCGCTCACGAGGACGGAACCGCGGAACGCAGGATGGATCGCAGACGAGGCGAACGTCTCCCGGGATACGGCAGTGAAGTACCTGACGCGGCTGGTCGACCGCGGCGATCTCGAGGTCGAGGAGACCGGCCACGGTGACGCCTACAGACCGGATCGCGTCACGCAATTCCTCGACGAAGTCCGTCAGTTCGCAGAGACGTACTCGCGAGGCGAGCTCACCCAGGAACTGGACGAAATCGCCGACGAGATCGACGGCTGGAAAGTCGACTACGAGGTCGACTCGCTCGTCGAGCTCAGACAGAGTATCGGCCGTGACGACCTCGACGGCGACGAGCGACGGGACCGACTGGCGGTGATCGGGGAGTGGGAGTACGATATCGAGATGCGAGAAGCGATTCAACTCGCGATCAGCCTCAAACGGTCGCTGTCGAGAGTCGACGCCGACCCGATCGCCGAAACTGGAACGATCGCACAGGAAGGGTAG
- a CDS encoding eCIS core domain-containing protein, producing MSEMDAAIPTAGASVSLGSTAIARAEEVRARFENRPDEIPDDNNRRNLASLKRNWDVHEEAGTAGDAGVPESVREVISSSGRSLDASIQRAVEDRLGDSFGDVRIHTGPAAANACEDISARAFTVGNHIAFNSGEYDPESQEGQHLLAHELAHVRQQTDGALSMMPQEGVELEIDPDPQLEREAEETAQRVMEGGELGIQRLGQTEVHVQRVPKDQMFSALAVFGLENEGGEIGAFQREQNADRIEHVRSAIERFNAQTNEVAERRNDRALQKLIESEVAATDAKLTTDGRIEGPKSVTEGHFDHRTAKAILAKDLPTKSELQQRKQDIEDELSSELEQVALTEQQREKLDVGVEHGLVGNLAEKTAFGILKRLDTVFGAFGSMAYRVVKENWGTIDGDIVERAIELREELIDEAVQDVRFGGDSQGVGEGGHV from the coding sequence ATGTCCGAGATGGATGCGGCGATACCGACGGCCGGCGCGTCGGTCTCCCTCGGATCGACGGCGATAGCCCGCGCCGAAGAAGTCCGTGCTCGGTTCGAGAACAGACCCGACGAGATCCCGGACGACAACAACCGGCGAAATCTGGCGTCGCTCAAGCGGAACTGGGACGTCCACGAGGAGGCAGGGACTGCGGGTGACGCCGGTGTTCCCGAGAGCGTCCGTGAGGTCATCTCTTCGTCAGGGCGGTCGCTCGACGCATCGATCCAGCGCGCCGTCGAAGACCGTCTGGGTGATTCGTTCGGCGACGTGCGGATTCACACGGGTCCTGCGGCCGCAAATGCCTGCGAGGACATCAGTGCGCGGGCGTTTACCGTCGGGAACCACATCGCGTTCAATTCGGGTGAGTACGATCCCGAGAGTCAGGAGGGCCAACACCTGCTCGCACACGAATTAGCCCACGTTCGCCAGCAAACCGACGGTGCCCTCTCGATGATGCCCCAGGAGGGCGTCGAACTGGAAATCGATCCCGACCCACAGCTCGAGCGCGAAGCCGAGGAGACCGCCCAGCGCGTAATGGAAGGTGGCGAACTCGGGATACAACGGTTGGGACAGACGGAGGTCCACGTCCAGCGCGTCCCCAAAGACCAGATGTTCAGCGCGCTGGCGGTGTTCGGACTCGAAAACGAGGGCGGCGAGATTGGCGCCTTCCAGCGCGAGCAGAACGCGGACCGAATCGAACACGTTCGGAGTGCGATCGAACGCTTCAATGCGCAGACGAACGAGGTGGCGGAGCGGCGAAACGATCGCGCGTTACAGAAGCTGATCGAGAGCGAAGTGGCCGCGACGGATGCCAAGTTGACGACCGATGGGCGGATCGAGGGCCCCAAATCCGTGACCGAGGGTCACTTCGACCACCGGACGGCCAAGGCGATTCTGGCAAAGGATTTGCCGACGAAGTCGGAATTGCAACAGCGAAAGCAGGACATCGAAGACGAACTGTCCTCCGAGCTGGAGCAGGTAGCACTGACCGAACAGCAACGCGAGAAACTGGACGTGGGTGTCGAACACGGACTCGTCGGGAACCTCGCGGAGAAGACCGCGTTCGGGATTCTCAAACGGCTCGACACGGTGTTCGGAGCGTTCGGTTCGATGGCCTACAGGGTAGTCAAGGAGAACTGGGGAACTATCGACGGCGACATCGTCGAACGAGCGATCGAGCTTCGGGAAGAGTTGATCGACGAAGCAGTGCAAGATGTCAGGTTTGGCGGTGACTCACAGGGAGTCGGCGAAGGAGGTCATGTCTAA
- a CDS encoding PIN domain-containing protein translates to MSDVVLDSNAVIMHGRAFGERVRNAPETMTLVLPHAVKRELVDDVLAKESAPNHRESARTIQRCIDEGYLAVREPDYERYSALIDEASRRIADESLPEHEVKADRYIPALCCDLATKNTVRLVTADRKLRRIVRDMFDRYDPPHSLEIEQPRTVLTDTG, encoded by the coding sequence ATGAGCGACGTGGTCCTCGACTCGAACGCGGTCATCATGCACGGGCGAGCGTTTGGCGAGCGCGTCCGGAATGCACCAGAAACGATGACCCTCGTCCTTCCACACGCCGTCAAACGGGAATTGGTGGACGACGTGCTGGCGAAAGAATCCGCACCGAACCATCGAGAGTCCGCGCGAACGATACAACGATGTATCGACGAAGGATACCTAGCCGTTCGCGAACCCGACTACGAGCGCTACAGCGCACTCATCGACGAAGCGAGTCGGCGCATCGCGGACGAATCGCTCCCGGAACACGAGGTCAAAGCTGATCGATACATCCCCGCACTCTGTTGTGATCTCGCAACGAAGAACACCGTCAGACTCGTCACAGCCGACCGGAAGCTACGACGAATCGTCCGCGATATGTTCGATCGCTACGATCCTCCGCACTCGCTCGAAATCGAGCAGCCCAGAACGGTGCTCACTGACACAGGATGA
- a CDS encoding helix-turn-helix domain-containing protein, producing the protein MSATIDQPLSRKRVQNIGEQLANDRKLELISFGAKRDQFTVSELTDALELPHTTAHEYCRDLHQVGLLERLQEKPATYRVVPFDIHLSLNAVVEAVESENQTLSFATDRYGDEIVDAVIEIWERVESGEYTYREASATLEMRHADFLRVASELELLE; encoded by the coding sequence ATGAGTGCAACGATCGATCAACCACTCTCCCGAAAGCGGGTACAGAATATCGGTGAACAGCTGGCGAACGACCGAAAGCTGGAACTCATTTCCTTCGGCGCGAAGCGCGACCAATTCACCGTGAGTGAGTTGACCGACGCGCTCGAGTTGCCCCACACGACCGCCCACGAGTACTGTCGAGATCTCCATCAGGTGGGCCTCCTGGAACGGCTTCAGGAAAAGCCCGCCACCTACCGGGTGGTTCCGTTCGACATTCATCTCTCGCTCAACGCGGTCGTCGAGGCCGTCGAATCCGAGAATCAGACGCTCTCGTTCGCAACCGATCGGTACGGGGACGAGATCGTCGACGCCGTCATCGAGATCTGGGAGCGAGTCGAGTCGGGCGAGTACACGTATCGAGAGGCGAGCGCCACCCTCGAAATGCGACACGCCGACTTCCTCCGCGTCGCATCGGAGCTCGAACTACTTGAATGA
- the queC gene encoding 7-cyano-7-deazaguanine synthase QueC, which yields MTDTDQPSGPGSAVVLASGGIDSATTAYEARARGYDLHFFHTSYGQHTESKEYECARAQADELDAAFHHVETDHLARIDGSSLTGESEAVPDAADADEPVPDAADTDETDPNETPSTYVPFRNANLLSMAVAYAEANDCDAVFVGAHSEDHGGYPDCRPRFFEAFQRVVDTGTADDTHIQIQAPFVEASKTDIAVRGRELAVPYELTWSCYRDDEPACGTCDSCARRLNAFQNIGERDPIEYTDRPSHP from the coding sequence ATGACAGACACAGACCAGCCCTCCGGTCCCGGATCAGCCGTCGTGCTCGCCTCGGGCGGGATTGACAGCGCCACCACCGCGTACGAAGCCCGCGCCCGGGGCTACGACCTCCATTTCTTCCACACGTCCTACGGCCAGCACACCGAGTCGAAAGAGTACGAGTGTGCTCGCGCGCAGGCCGACGAACTCGACGCCGCGTTCCACCACGTCGAGACGGACCACCTCGCGCGGATCGACGGGTCGAGTCTCACCGGCGAGAGCGAAGCCGTCCCCGATGCTGCCGACGCGGACGAGCCCGTCCCGGACGCGGCAGACACTGACGAAACAGATCCCAACGAGACCCCCTCCACCTACGTCCCCTTCCGGAACGCGAACCTCCTCTCGATGGCCGTCGCCTACGCCGAAGCCAACGACTGCGATGCGGTCTTCGTCGGCGCCCACTCGGAAGATCACGGCGGCTATCCGGATTGCCGACCACGATTCTTCGAGGCGTTCCAGCGCGTCGTCGACACCGGCACGGCGGACGATACCCACATCCAAATCCAGGCGCCGTTCGTCGAGGCCAGCAAAACCGACATCGCGGTTCGCGGCCGCGAACTCGCGGTTCCCTACGAACTGACCTGGAGTTGCTACCGTGACGACGAACCCGCCTGTGGAACCTGCGATTCCTGCGCTCGTCGACTGAACGCCTTCCAGAATATCGGCGAGCGGGATCCGATCGAGTACACAGACCGGCCGTCCCACCCGTAA
- a CDS encoding S8 family serine peptidase → MSGDGNHDIGRRSVLKAAGATGAFLGLGGVVSATPGREPGPKEDEILVGKSDTVGIASARTTVESAIPAEASVVHENDALGYMAVKVPEDGPSTQDSVIERLERQPGIEYAEPNYTVEAFLEPNDPQFGSQYAPQQVRADQAWDTTMGSMDVTIAVVDQGVDYTHPDLADRFQGDEGYDFVDNDDDPAPVVNSENHGTHVGGCAAATTDNNEGTAGISNCRLISGRALGSGGSGSMADIADAIQWAADQGADIVNLSLGGGGASDTGRNAIDYAYNNGTLPIAAAGNDYGSPVSYPAAYDNCVAVSAVDQNEQIANFSNYGPNVNVAAPGVDVLAPVPGGGYEGLSGTSMACPVASGVAALGKSAHPDDSVQDLWDRLESTAVDIGLPTDQQGSGRVDAANIVEGGGGGDPGSPTASFGFSPSDPEVDETVAFDASGSTPPDGGSITSYEWDLGDGATKNGETIDHRFGAEGDYSVQLTVTAGNGETDTSTQTVAIGGDGGGGQCGAETSSDSVSGYLSGGWWGNGSDNYTYSLDTANPCQATVTLSGPYSADFDLYLTYDGRTPTTYDYDEVSYSPDSQEEITVDLSGDEELGLLVDAYSGSGSYTLTVDELGQ, encoded by the coding sequence ATGTCAGGTGATGGCAACCACGACATCGGTCGACGATCAGTACTGAAAGCAGCCGGGGCAACCGGAGCGTTCCTGGGGCTGGGCGGCGTCGTTTCGGCGACGCCCGGTCGCGAGCCCGGCCCGAAGGAAGACGAGATCCTGGTGGGCAAGAGCGACACCGTCGGTATCGCGAGCGCGCGTACCACAGTCGAATCCGCGATTCCCGCCGAGGCCTCGGTCGTTCACGAGAACGACGCGCTCGGCTACATGGCGGTCAAGGTTCCCGAGGACGGCCCGAGCACACAGGATTCGGTGATCGAGCGCCTCGAACGCCAGCCGGGCATCGAGTACGCCGAGCCGAACTACACGGTCGAGGCGTTCCTCGAACCGAACGATCCGCAGTTCGGGTCGCAGTACGCGCCACAGCAGGTTCGCGCCGACCAGGCCTGGGACACGACGATGGGGTCGATGGACGTCACCATCGCGGTCGTCGACCAGGGGGTCGACTACACGCACCCCGACCTCGCCGATCGCTTCCAGGGCGACGAGGGTTACGACTTCGTCGACAACGACGACGATCCGGCGCCCGTTGTCAACTCGGAGAACCACGGCACGCACGTCGGCGGCTGTGCGGCGGCGACGACGGACAACAACGAGGGAACTGCAGGGATCTCGAACTGTCGACTCATCTCCGGGCGCGCGCTCGGTTCGGGCGGCAGTGGGTCGATGGCCGACATCGCCGACGCGATCCAGTGGGCGGCCGACCAGGGCGCCGACATCGTCAACCTCTCGCTCGGTGGCGGTGGCGCCAGCGACACCGGTCGCAACGCCATCGACTACGCGTACAACAACGGCACGCTGCCGATCGCGGCGGCCGGCAACGACTACGGCTCGCCCGTGAGCTATCCCGCGGCCTACGACAACTGTGTCGCGGTCTCGGCCGTCGACCAGAACGAGCAGATCGCGAACTTCTCGAACTACGGGCCGAACGTCAACGTTGCCGCGCCCGGCGTCGACGTGCTCGCACCCGTCCCAGGCGGCGGCTACGAGGGCCTCTCGGGCACTTCGATGGCGTGTCCGGTCGCCTCCGGCGTAGCCGCACTCGGCAAATCGGCTCATCCGGACGACTCGGTCCAGGACCTCTGGGACCGACTCGAGAGCACGGCCGTCGACATCGGGCTCCCGACCGATCAGCAGGGTTCGGGTCGTGTCGACGCGGCCAACATCGTCGAGGGCGGCGGTGGCGGCGATCCGGGCAGCCCGACCGCGAGCTTCGGCTTCAGCCCGTCCGACCCCGAGGTCGACGAGACCGTCGCGTTCGACGCCAGCGGCTCCACGCCGCCGGACGGTGGCTCGATCACGTCCTACGAGTGGGACCTCGGCGACGGTGCGACGAAGAACGGCGAGACGATCGATCACCGCTTCGGTGCCGAGGGTGACTACTCGGTGCAGTTAACGGTGACCGCGGGCAACGGCGAAACGGACACGTCGACCCAGACGGTCGCCATCGGTGGCGACGGCGGTGGCGGTCAGTGTGGCGCCGAGACGAGCTCCGATTCGGTTTCGGGCTACCTGAGCGGCGGCTGGTGGGGTAACGGCAGCGACAATTACACCTACTCGCTGGACACGGCGAACCCGTGCCAGGCGACGGTGACGCTGTCGGGCCCGTACAGCGCCGACTTCGACCTCTACCTCACGTACGACGGTCGGACGCCGACGACCTACGACTACGACGAGGTGTCGTACTCGCCGGACAGCCAGGAGGAGATTACGGTCGACCTCTCGGGTGATGAGGAACTCGGCCTGCTCGTCGACGCCTACTCCGGCAGCGGTTCCTACACGCTGACCGTCGACGAACTCGGTCAGTAG